TTACAAAATATTTCATAATATGACTAGAATGAGTTTAAGTTCATAAAGAATTCTAATCTTTGGTTCAAATCCTAACAGGTTTGAACTCTTGTTTTCTGCTATGCACACATCATGCCACTTGGTTCTGCACTTGTGATCCCTTCAAACTTTACAATGGATTCGGTAATATTGATTATTGCCAAAGTCTGTTTACCAGTCCAACTACCGTCTATTCCTATTCCAGTAGAATAGGCACCTGAATCGATTTCAATATTTCTCCAAGGCACATTATATTCCCATCCGTGTTTTGCAATTTCATTTCTTATGTGAAAATTCAATGCCAGTGAGTTAATTGGTTCATCATGATATGCTTGAAAATAACTATGACAGTATGGATCATTTATGTTACTCCAAGGAAATGGAAAATACCCAAAAAATAACGGATACGCCAAAACAAATAGTAATGTGATGATAATTACAGTTGAGATTAGAATTTTATATCTAGTTTTCATTTTCTTTTTTTCTCTTTTTTATTTTCATAATTACATACGCAAAAACTATGAATGACGATAGCAAAAGTCCAAACCATCCAAACAAATTTCCAGAGTTACCCAGACTCTCACCAGTTTGCAGAGATTGTCGTGCAAATGTAGGATCATCTACTCTAAAATACTCATTTCGTTCAAGGCATAGTCCATCCCGAAGTACATAACCTGTCTGACAAATATCTAGTTTCTTTACTACACAAAATCCATTTTTTTCAAATGATGGTTCTGGACATGGAGGGGAATCCCTAGTTGAACACTGTACATGATCAGTTACAAAAACACCAACATAACAGGAAGGAACTGAAAAATAATCTTCAGCAAATGATTCGTGGAATTGAAAAACTCCAAAAGTTATTAGTACTAAAAATAAAATTCCAGTTTTCATTTTTTCACGCTAACAAAAGGTCTGTACAATAACAAGATAATCATCGTTTAAAGAAATCCCAATTCCAGTTCTAGTCATATTTGATGCAAAGACTTTTTCTTTTTCATTTTCCTGTTGAATTAGAAATCCCATTCCAAAATCAACGAATTCTTCAATATTAGTGAATTTTGTGTGTGGAATTGCAAGAACATATTCGTGTATAGGAATGTATGTGCCATCAATTATGCATTCAAGATTATTTTGAGATGCAATTTCATTTACATCAATGTCAGATATAGATTGAGCCTCATCTATAGGTACACTTGACATTTCCAAGCTGCGAATTTTTGCAAGACTATCCAATGTATCATCAAAATTTAGACCCCCTACATTATTTTTGACACGATTAGTATTCACCCAATCCAAAATACGCGTTTGAAGAAGAATAGTGTCAATGTCTCTTGTATCATCTTGAAGACTAGAATTGTAAAACACGTTGCTCAAACCTACAACAACTCCCATAGATACCCCTATTAGCGGAATTGCAACCAAACTTGCAAGGAAGATTATTCCTACAATCTTCATTTTCTTTCTAAGATTGGAAGAATAGTCTGTTCTTTTCTTATAGTATAAGAAAACACCAATGATCAAAACAATGAATCCTGCAATTCCTGCCAGATAATATGAAAATTCACCACCAATTAATCCAAATGGAAACAATAGAAAGAAACTGCCTATTGCTATCAAGATTAAAGGATAGTATTTTTTTGAAAAAGATGAATCAGAACTTTGCATCATAAAGCAAAAATCTCCAAATGAAGGTATTAAATTCAGAAAGTCTAAATTATTTACTACTCACAGACGAATTTTGACATAACCCAATTTTCATTTTCTTTTTTTCTGAAAATCTTTACAGTCATTAATCCATTTTTGGACATCAACAACAATACTTGTTTTTAATGACTCGGAATGAAACCAGCAAATAGTATCACTTGAGAGGCATTTCTTGCACGATGTAATTTCCTTTATGGATATTGACACCTCAGATTCCTGAAAAGGATTTTCATCAAATGAGTATTTCAATGAATATTACATCATCTTATTACATTTATCAGAATGTAATGTGGCAAACAGACAAACATCTTGTACAAAATCCCAAAAATGGGAATTAATAATATAATATAATAATAAAAAGTATGAATAGAATATTATATGAAAATTGGTACGGGTAACAATGAACAAGACTACATGTATTGTTATTGATGATGATCAAGGAATTGTCGACTTGTTTTGCGAATTGCTAGGGGTACTTGACGTTAATGTACTTACAACCGCAAACAATGGAATGAACGCAGAACTGCTTTACAAAAAGCACAAGCCTGACATTGTTTTTACAGATTTGCAGATGCCAGACTATGACGGATATTATGTGGTTGAGACAATCAAGGATCTAAATCCAGATGCCAAGATAGTAGTCATTACAGGGGATTTGAACGCAGGTGAATCTGATCTTTTTGATTTGCTGCATGTGCCAATAATTAACAAGCCATTTGACACTCATGAAATAAAACAGGTAATAACAGATGTTTTCCTAGAGGAGAACAAACCTATTACACCATTTGAAATTCAATACAGATTCAAAGATGACATTAATTTTTATGCATGTACAGTAACCTACCCCCAATATAGAAATCTCAAACAGTTACCTGTCATTGAAGAATGCAAGATAGTAAGCACCAAAAACAACATTCAGGCATACCAAGATGAAATGCAAAGAGCGTTAGATTTGGTCGTACAAAACGACACCAGTCACATTAGAAAACTATCTGAAATTGTGCGTGATTGACTACAAGAACAATATTTATCTACATGAGGATTATATGAAAGTATTAACAAATGAATATCATGAACAACATTGACACTTTTTTTGCATCATCACTTGAGAGGATGATCTGTACCCATTTAGGCGACACTACATTTCACAGTATTCAAAACAGACTGTTTGAAAAATACGGCATGTCAATTACAGAATCCATGAATGGCTTTCAGAAACTGGACTCTGTTTTAAGAGAGTTTTTTGGAGCAGGTGCTGAAGGATTGGAGAGAAAATTCCTTGAGGGAATCTGCACCATCAAATCCAAAAAAGACAAAGTCGAAAACAGGTTTACAATATCTGATCCGAAACTCAGTCAGTCCATTCTAAGGGCGTTTAGCGATGACGAAATGACAAAAATACTCAATGCATCAATTGGCGAGCCATGGACCATCACAGAGATTCTGGAAAAACTAGACATTCCAAAGTCATCAGGATACAGAAAGATCAACTCCCTGATAGAACAAGGATTGCTGATAAAGGCAGGGCATGACTTTACTGCAAACCGAAGAACAGTTGACAAATACAAGTCCCTGTTTGACAATGTGAATATTGATTTTAGCAACAAATTATCTGTGAATGTACAATTCACACAGGAAGTCATCAGAAGTAGCACTGTGCTTCAGACAGTTTACTGCAACTAAGAAAAAATTACAGATAATCAGTTTGCATTTTCTTATCATCAATGATTAGAAGTCGTTCTCACTAGCTGCAAGTTTTTATCAAGAGTAATTGTTATTTGTCTGGTTCCCTCTTGTGTTTCTGAAACAAATGCATACTGACAATATCTAGACATATTTTCTATGTTTCCCAAATTTTTAAACTCTGAATCTGGATGATTTTCCAAAAAGTTCTTCATTGCTAGAAAATCTGTTTTTCCTCTCAACCATTCTTCTGTAGCATTGCATTCCAGAGGAAGCAAGCGTTCAAAAGATAGAACATTGATGTATAAAACAGTACCAATAATAATCATCGAAAAAATTGCAACAGCAAGCCAAAATATTTTCCTAGTTTTCAATTTCTTGTCTCATTCCATTCTCTTGACCATATTATCACTAGATATATCGAAAATGCTGAAAACCCCACTGAAGATATTATTCCAATCAAAGGATACGGAACATAGTCAAATTTCCCAACCTGAGGCTCAATGGGCGTCATGTTTGGAGGCAAAGAGGGTTCAGGATATTTTGTATCAGGTGTCAGAGGATCTAACAGAGTCATTTCATAGAATCCAATCCCAAATAGCAAACTGCTGATAACCATTGATGGTGCAAGCACATACAAGAAATATTTTTGTAGTTTCTTTATTCTATAAAATGCCCAAATGTTAAGGGGCGAAATCAATGAAAATACTATTTGCCACTTTATGCTTACTTTGGATGTAGGAGACATGTTTAGATTAATTTCTTGGAACTACTTCATATGAAATTCCGCCAGAGTTTAGTATTACTTCGATGTAAGGATCCTGCTCATATACAGAGACAATGTCTTCCATGCTTTGCTCAAACTTGTCTTCAAGTTTTTTCAAATCACTGATTTTTTCATCAAGGATTGATTCTTTTTCATCTTCGTATTCTTCTCTAATCTCTGCAATTTTGATGCTCAGTTCTTCTTTGCTCATGCCAGAACGCTGGCTATAGTCCAGAGTAGCATTTTTTTCATCAATCTTTGCCTGAGACTGCAAATCATCATAGACTTTGTCATAGAATTTCTTCAACTCTAGTTTGTCATCCTCAAAATCCCTTATCATGTTTTGAATTTGCATCGTTATTTCAGATATTCTAAGGTCAGTATCCTTTTTTTCAATACTTGTTTGGACATAGTTATCTGTACTATGAATTTCTGCAATGCCTTGGTCTATCCACTCTTGTGCAGTTTG
This region of Nitrosopumilus sp. genomic DNA includes:
- a CDS encoding response regulator; its protein translation is MNKTTCIVIDDDQGIVDLFCELLGVLDVNVLTTANNGMNAELLYKKHKPDIVFTDLQMPDYDGYYVVETIKDLNPDAKIVVITGDLNAGESDLFDLLHVPIINKPFDTHEIKQVITDVFLEENKPITPFEIQYRFKDDINFYACTVTYPQYRNLKQLPVIEECKIVSTKNNIQAYQDEMQRALDLVVQNDTSHIRKLSEIVRD
- a CDS encoding transcriptional regulator; this translates as MNNIDTFFASSLERMICTHLGDTTFHSIQNRLFEKYGMSITESMNGFQKLDSVLREFFGAGAEGLERKFLEGICTIKSKKDKVENRFTISDPKLSQSILRAFSDDEMTKILNASIGEPWTITEILEKLDIPKSSGYRKINSLIEQGLLIKAGHDFTANRRTVDKYKSLFDNVNIDFSNKLSVNVQFTQEVIRSSTVLQTVYCN